In Stieleria varia, one genomic interval encodes:
- a CDS encoding DUF2309 domain-containing protein, translating to MRPSHERSTTESLTTENSTDHDIDDSAGSCSPRHLLDIIDHAAHLLPAQGPIEVFVHHNTLHAFDHMPFDDAVRAAWKVYGAEPYLSEVRYQQLLREGRITRDDLRKIMHKDIANDECKLVDGLGSRFDLRMAMLLYPLKEAPENELRWVIAETDALTKFRGDVDPAIVQRLIKSTRKHVDRSDPDSESLKRLDDFGRGKPSRWRDSEWETFTLKSLWETCQRGTELARCTTETRVKPVRVRDVLLLATGEDADRFVHETLIRFCATFIDQGFASWALPGRDDGLFRCFVEIYRPEMILGELWMKGLSEETQRITDSQTTAIESIRQSLDMLGVPASELESFITQTLLALPGWAGMISQLCNAASWVDRPLPKDSLVDFLAVRLLLDRLAAKYVATKHLGFSGTTDQIACDAWSRVPHSVDVQLRNCFRVFQLAQSLGWDWTQLAALNAEQWSMIFYELDAFDAIDRRRVFHLAYEQKYRNEALTSVVLTSREVLARRKQADQNRQRPSFQITCCIDDREESFRRHLEETDPCCETFGAAGFFAVAMNYQGASDANYKPLCPAIITPTHYVRENVGYTFAGEDRRRAQTRRRLGLFTHGMHSRSRGFIGGAVTSILGNLAAFPLVSRVLFPRLTAQIRRKAGEFLGPPPVTQLQLERYKPESGPEGGNIGYTVDEMTDIVERLLRDIGLIDSFARLVVITGHGSSSVNNPHESAYNCGACAGKRGGPNARAFAQMANDWRVRNRVAQRGIVIPEDTAFIGAYHNTCDDSVVWYDLDRLPPSHFELFETVKRHCDEARLRNAHERARRFASCDLNCTPIEALRHVERRSEDLSQVRPEYNHATDALCFVGRREWSRGLFLDRRAFLTSYDPTQDDEEHSILLRILGAAIPVCAGINLEYYFSSVDNTKYGSGTKLPHNIVSLLGVMEGATSDLRTGLYRQMIEIHEPMRILFVIETTPDAMLNIMDRHQDIGRLCRGNWIQLAVLNHETSEIQVYEGGTFAPFIANGDTLPSVDSSTQWFRGHRGHLPFAWVTAAWADGAKQDDGSSASGMRSSANAGQSPASDLGTGAAV from the coding sequence ATGCGTCCCTCTCACGAGCGGTCTACCACTGAGAGTCTCACGACCGAGAACTCCACCGACCACGACATTGATGATTCTGCGGGGAGTTGTTCACCAAGACATCTGCTGGACATCATCGATCACGCCGCTCACCTGTTGCCCGCACAAGGTCCGATCGAAGTCTTCGTGCACCATAACACGCTGCACGCGTTTGATCATATGCCGTTTGATGATGCCGTGCGAGCGGCGTGGAAGGTTTATGGTGCCGAGCCCTACCTGAGCGAGGTCCGCTATCAGCAGTTGCTGCGAGAGGGCCGAATCACGCGTGATGATCTGCGCAAGATCATGCACAAGGATATCGCCAATGACGAATGCAAACTGGTGGATGGACTGGGCAGCCGTTTCGATCTCCGCATGGCGATGCTGCTGTACCCGCTCAAGGAAGCACCTGAGAACGAATTGCGTTGGGTCATCGCCGAAACCGATGCGTTGACCAAGTTTCGCGGTGATGTCGACCCGGCCATCGTTCAGCGTCTGATCAAGTCGACTCGCAAACACGTCGATCGCAGTGATCCCGATTCCGAATCTTTGAAACGCCTGGATGATTTTGGCCGTGGAAAACCAAGTCGTTGGCGTGATTCGGAATGGGAAACATTCACATTAAAATCACTCTGGGAAACCTGCCAGCGGGGAACAGAGCTTGCCAGGTGCACCACAGAAACACGGGTCAAGCCTGTTCGTGTTCGTGACGTGTTGTTGTTGGCGACCGGCGAAGATGCGGATCGATTTGTTCACGAAACCTTGATTCGTTTTTGTGCCACATTCATCGATCAAGGCTTTGCGAGTTGGGCGCTGCCCGGTCGTGATGACGGTCTCTTCCGTTGCTTTGTCGAAATCTATCGCCCCGAAATGATTCTCGGCGAGTTGTGGATGAAGGGTCTGTCCGAGGAGACGCAGCGAATCACGGATTCTCAGACCACCGCTATTGAGTCGATTCGGCAATCACTCGACATGTTGGGGGTCCCCGCATCGGAGTTAGAATCGTTTATCACCCAGACGCTCCTGGCGCTGCCGGGATGGGCGGGGATGATATCTCAGTTGTGTAACGCTGCCAGTTGGGTTGATCGACCTTTGCCCAAAGATTCGCTGGTGGATTTCCTGGCGGTTCGACTTCTGCTGGATCGATTGGCGGCCAAGTACGTTGCGACGAAACATCTTGGTTTCTCAGGAACGACCGACCAGATCGCCTGCGATGCTTGGTCACGCGTGCCACACAGCGTCGACGTGCAGCTTCGGAATTGTTTTCGCGTCTTTCAACTGGCTCAGTCGCTGGGCTGGGACTGGACCCAACTGGCAGCACTCAACGCAGAACAATGGTCAATGATTTTCTATGAATTGGATGCGTTTGATGCAATCGATCGGCGACGTGTGTTCCATCTGGCGTATGAGCAGAAGTATCGCAATGAAGCGTTGACGTCGGTCGTGTTGACTTCGCGAGAGGTTTTGGCCCGACGAAAACAGGCGGATCAAAATCGCCAGCGACCGTCTTTTCAGATCACTTGTTGTATCGACGATCGCGAAGAATCCTTCCGTCGACACCTGGAGGAAACCGATCCCTGCTGCGAAACCTTTGGTGCCGCCGGTTTCTTTGCCGTGGCGATGAACTACCAGGGAGCCAGTGACGCCAACTACAAACCTCTGTGCCCCGCCATCATCACGCCGACGCACTATGTGCGTGAAAATGTGGGTTACACCTTTGCGGGTGAAGACCGCCGTCGTGCTCAAACCAGACGGCGACTCGGCTTGTTCACCCATGGGATGCACTCACGAAGCCGAGGTTTCATCGGCGGCGCGGTGACATCGATCCTGGGAAACCTGGCTGCGTTTCCGTTGGTTTCCCGAGTACTGTTCCCACGTTTGACGGCACAAATTCGCCGCAAAGCAGGCGAGTTTCTCGGACCGCCGCCGGTGACCCAGTTGCAACTGGAACGCTACAAACCAGAGTCCGGTCCAGAAGGTGGAAACATCGGCTACACCGTTGATGAAATGACAGACATCGTCGAGCGGTTGTTGCGCGATATCGGGCTGATTGATTCCTTTGCACGATTGGTCGTGATCACGGGCCACGGTTCGTCCAGCGTCAACAACCCTCACGAATCGGCTTACAACTGTGGTGCCTGCGCAGGAAAACGCGGCGGGCCGAATGCCCGGGCGTTTGCCCAGATGGCAAACGACTGGCGGGTCAGAAATCGCGTTGCTCAGCGCGGAATCGTCATTCCAGAAGACACTGCTTTCATCGGTGCCTACCACAACACGTGTGACGACAGCGTGGTTTGGTATGACCTGGATCGACTGCCTCCCTCACACTTTGAACTGTTCGAAACGGTCAAGCGTCATTGCGACGAAGCGAGATTGCGGAACGCGCATGAGCGGGCTCGCCGATTCGCGTCGTGTGATCTGAACTGCACACCGATCGAAGCGTTGCGGCACGTCGAACGACGCAGCGAAGATCTCTCCCAAGTCCGCCCAGAGTACAACCATGCCACCGATGCGTTGTGTTTCGTCGGTCGACGCGAGTGGTCACGAGGATTGTTCTTGGATCGTCGAGCCTTTTTGACATCCTACGATCCCACCCAAGACGACGAGGAACATTCGATCTTGCTGAGGATCCTCGGGGCTGCGATTCCCGTTTGCGCGGGGATCAACTTGGAATACTATTTTTCCTCCGTGGACAATACCAAGTACGGTTCCGGTACCAAACTGCCGCACAACATCGTTTCGCTCTTGGGCGTCATGGAAGGCGCAACGAGCGATCTGCGAACGGGGCTCTATCGACAAATGATCGAGATTCACGAACCGATGCGGATCTTGTTCGTGATCGAAACCACACCCGACGCGATGCTGAACATCATGGATCGCCATCAGGACATCGGTCGCCTGTGCCGCGGGAATTGGATTCAACTGGCTGTCCTGAACCATGAAACCTCTGAGATACAGGTTTACGAGGGCGGAACATTTGCTCCATTCATCGCCAACGGTGACACGTTGCCTTCGGTCGATTCATCGACGCAGTGGTTTCGCGGTCACCGCGGCCACCTGCCCTTTGCCTGGGTGACCGCTGCTTGGGCAGACGGGGCAAAGCAAGACGATGGCTCCTCGGCAAGCGGAATGCGTTCCTCAGCAAACGCAGGCCAATCACCCGCAAGCGATTTGGGCACAGGAGCGGCAGTATGA
- a CDS encoding SulP family inorganic anion transporter, producing the protein MATEPNEIPRGNAAGFVRYFKHDFLSGLLVFLIALPLCLGIALASGYPAIAGIFTAIIGSILTTFISNSELTIKGPAAGLIVIAIGCINEFGGAGNMEAYRAALAVGVAAAVMQILFGVFRAGALGEFFPSSAVHGMLAAIGVIIIVKQVPVALGIIGAKGSPLEMMGSFPEYLSGANPEIALIGIVSLLVMFLWPMLGKRIPILKKIPAPLIVLLAAVPMGIGFDLLNTHTYETLGKKYVLSEDYLVRMPNRVFGMFDEFTYPNFAVLKQFAAWKWALMFFVIGSLESLLSAKAVDLLDPWKRKTNMDRDVIAVGVGNLCSALVGGLPMISEIVRSKANIDNGARTRFADMWHGVFLLACVALIPTVLHRIPLAALAAMLVYTGFRLAHPTEFIHVWRIGKEQLAIFVTTLVVVLATDLLIGVAAGIVLELAIHVANGVPLASLFKPNIQVEDVGANTSRITAHQSAVFSNWIPLRRQIEQIGLLEKRNLIIDVSNAKLVDHTVMAKLDEMQRDFEQEGLTFDVHGLDTLRPLASDVHSARKGGLASVRRITVVADVSLEDWLIREFVACGVTGYTISDSKGAGRRQIANGAATAGQIRIEVIVDRSVCHRILDFMRRDLTADHHVTACVETVDVLRVGDFTPES; encoded by the coding sequence TTGGCCACCGAACCGAATGAAATCCCACGCGGTAATGCAGCAGGCTTTGTCCGCTATTTCAAGCACGACTTTTTGTCAGGCCTACTGGTATTCCTGATCGCGTTGCCGCTCTGTCTGGGGATCGCGTTGGCGAGCGGATACCCTGCGATCGCCGGTATCTTTACGGCGATCATCGGATCCATATTGACGACGTTCATCAGCAACAGCGAGTTGACGATCAAAGGTCCCGCAGCGGGTCTGATCGTGATTGCGATTGGATGTATCAACGAATTTGGCGGCGCAGGCAACATGGAGGCCTACCGAGCGGCGTTGGCCGTCGGTGTTGCCGCCGCCGTGATGCAAATCCTGTTCGGCGTCTTTCGCGCGGGTGCGTTGGGAGAGTTCTTTCCGAGTTCCGCCGTGCACGGCATGTTGGCTGCGATCGGGGTGATCATCATCGTCAAACAGGTTCCCGTCGCCTTGGGAATCATCGGTGCGAAAGGCAGCCCGCTGGAGATGATGGGCAGTTTTCCTGAGTATCTGTCGGGTGCCAATCCAGAAATCGCATTGATCGGAATCGTCAGTCTACTGGTGATGTTTCTCTGGCCGATGCTCGGCAAACGGATTCCCATTCTCAAAAAGATCCCCGCACCCTTGATCGTCTTGTTGGCAGCAGTCCCGATGGGAATCGGATTCGACTTGCTCAACACGCACACTTACGAGACACTCGGGAAAAAGTACGTGCTGAGCGAGGACTACTTGGTCAGGATGCCTAACAGAGTGTTTGGGATGTTCGACGAGTTCACTTACCCGAACTTTGCGGTCCTGAAACAGTTTGCTGCTTGGAAATGGGCTTTGATGTTCTTTGTCATCGGCAGCTTGGAATCGCTGTTGAGTGCCAAGGCCGTCGACCTGCTGGATCCATGGAAACGCAAAACGAACATGGACCGCGACGTGATCGCGGTGGGCGTGGGCAACCTCTGCTCGGCGCTGGTCGGTGGCTTGCCGATGATTTCCGAAATCGTCCGTTCTAAGGCGAATATCGACAACGGCGCCAGAACACGATTTGCCGACATGTGGCACGGCGTCTTCCTGCTCGCTTGCGTCGCCTTGATTCCTACCGTGTTGCATCGAATCCCTTTGGCGGCACTGGCGGCGATGCTCGTCTACACAGGATTTCGACTGGCCCACCCGACCGAGTTCATTCATGTCTGGCGGATCGGCAAAGAACAACTGGCAATCTTTGTCACCACGCTGGTGGTCGTGCTGGCAACAGACCTGCTGATCGGCGTGGCCGCCGGCATCGTGCTGGAACTGGCGATCCACGTGGCCAACGGAGTGCCATTGGCATCCCTTTTCAAACCAAACATCCAAGTGGAGGATGTCGGCGCCAACACCAGCCGAATCACCGCTCACCAGTCAGCTGTGTTCAGCAACTGGATCCCCTTGCGACGCCAGATCGAACAAATCGGCTTGCTCGAAAAACGCAATTTGATCATCGATGTTTCCAATGCCAAGTTGGTCGACCATACGGTGATGGCGAAGCTGGATGAGATGCAACGAGACTTTGAGCAGGAGGGGCTGACTTTTGACGTCCATGGATTGGATACTTTGCGGCCCTTGGCAAGCGACGTCCATTCGGCACGCAAAGGTGGTTTGGCCTCGGTCCGCAGAATCACGGTCGTGGCAGACGTTTCTTTGGAAGACTGGTTGATCAGAGAGTTTGTCGCTTGTGGTGTGACCGGCTACACGATTTCGGACTCCAAAGGGGCTGGACGCAGACAGATCGCCAATGGTGCAGCCACTGCAGGCCAGATTCGGATCGAGGTGATCGTGGACCGCAGCGTCTGCCATCGAATCCTGGATTTCATGAGGCGAGATTTAACGGCCGATCACCATGTCACCGCGTGCGTGGAAACAGTGGATGTCCTACGCGTCGGAGACTTTACACCCGAGAGCTAG
- a CDS encoding proton-conducting transporter membrane subunit, which translates to MNTDLILQFAGGVTVVSPALLLLVLGMIPLVGIRIGERLTAFMTQVSVLTGLVGSVTVLILMLVTDQRNVPIELGDWVAIEPDGFHFHLKFVFDRLSVPFTIMTFVLCGTVGAFTRVYLHRDAGYQRFFLFYAVFYLGMIVSTLAGTIETLFFGWELVGLSSALLIAFFQDRPSPVRNGLRVWIVYRIADAAFLIAALLLHHLTGAGDFEGLMGSGPWPEGVANIAGSPALIIGLLLLVAAAGKSGMVPFSGWLPRAMEGPTPSSAVFYGALSIHLGTYLLLRVSPLLDVSLPLQIAVIAMGVVTAIFGAMTSRVQTDVKTALGFASLTQVGIITVEIGLGLRYLALIHIIGHALLRTLQLLRAPSLLKDYFSLEDAIGGGLPTSKSSVGVQGTSSAGRWLYRICNERGYLDAALYRLIANPIVGLFQFAGRVEDRWTQFLSGNKSPRLSQTQVEPSAASELSRGTSEMVEDLR; encoded by the coding sequence ATGAATACGGATTTGATCCTTCAATTCGCGGGCGGCGTGACGGTGGTCAGCCCTGCATTACTGCTGTTGGTCCTCGGCATGATCCCATTGGTCGGAATTCGCATCGGCGAAAGACTGACTGCTTTTATGACCCAGGTCTCCGTGCTGACCGGGCTCGTCGGCTCCGTGACGGTCTTGATCCTGATGCTGGTGACGGACCAACGCAATGTGCCCATCGAGTTGGGTGATTGGGTGGCCATCGAGCCGGATGGTTTTCACTTCCATTTGAAATTCGTGTTCGACCGATTGTCGGTACCATTTACCATCATGACGTTTGTGTTGTGCGGTACCGTGGGCGCATTCACACGAGTCTATTTGCATCGTGATGCGGGCTATCAACGGTTCTTTTTGTTCTACGCGGTATTCTATCTCGGTATGATCGTCTCGACGCTTGCCGGGACGATCGAGACGCTGTTCTTTGGATGGGAGTTGGTGGGGCTGTCATCCGCTCTGCTGATCGCATTCTTTCAAGATCGACCATCACCGGTTCGCAACGGATTGCGAGTGTGGATCGTGTACCGGATCGCCGACGCGGCGTTTCTGATCGCGGCGTTGCTGCTGCACCACTTGACCGGCGCAGGTGATTTCGAAGGCTTGATGGGCTCGGGGCCGTGGCCGGAGGGCGTTGCCAATATCGCTGGCAGCCCTGCTTTGATCATCGGACTGCTGCTGCTGGTGGCGGCGGCGGGCAAATCGGGCATGGTACCGTTTTCGGGTTGGCTGCCCCGTGCGATGGAAGGCCCCACACCCTCGAGCGCCGTTTTCTATGGCGCACTGTCGATCCACCTGGGAACTTATCTCCTGTTGCGGGTCAGCCCGTTGTTGGATGTCTCGCTGCCGTTGCAGATCGCCGTGATCGCGATGGGCGTCGTCACTGCAATCTTTGGTGCCATGACGTCGCGGGTGCAAACCGATGTCAAGACCGCACTGGGATTCGCTTCCTTGACCCAAGTCGGGATCATCACGGTCGAGATCGGGTTGGGACTTCGTTACTTGGCACTGATCCACATCATCGGTCACGCGCTGCTTCGCACTCTGCAACTGCTGCGTGCACCGTCACTGTTGAAGGACTACTTTTCACTAGAAGACGCGATCGGAGGTGGCTTGCCGACCAGTAAGTCGTCCGTCGGCGTGCAAGGAACCTCCTCGGCCGGACGTTGGCTGTATCGGATTTGCAATGAGCGTGGATACCTCGACGCCGCGTTGTACCGCTTGATCGCCAATCCGATCGTTGGGCTGTTTCAGTTCGCCGGTCGAGTGGAAGACCGTTGGACTCAGTTTTTGTCAGGAAACAAGTCGCCTCGTTTGAGTCAAACACAGGTGGAGCCCTCCGCTGCGAGCGAGCTGTCTCGTGGAACAAGCGAAATGGTGGAGGATTTACGATAA
- a CDS encoding proton-conducting transporter membrane subunit gives MPELMLPWLELSILIPLIGSLLVRFPRDRDLARKWCIVICSLALTCTVGEWIDFARMATFEAHDHWDALASIFHANLLVIDELNAPLLPLISLLFLLTVISTLRTKLNRFSLSGTLFYQAVLLATFSCRASWLLIALLIIGAIPPWFEMKYRRDESTRVYSIHMIAFAICMVLGYWLLPAGAEADPEQPRSTTLIAGALLTLGALLRNGIFPLHCWMTDLFQRATLGTALLHVLPMTGAYAVMRLVLPIAPSWALQSIAVLSLITAVYAAGRGLVETDGRKFFCYLLLSNSSLVLVGLELVTSIGLTGALCLWLSVGLSLGGLGLTLRCIEARIGRINLTHFHGLHEHTPKLAGLFLLTGLGAIGFPGTIGFIGTELLVEGAVGVYPVIGIAVVIAATINGIAIMQVYFRVFAGRSITTSIPFTAKPSERFAVVVLALLIIGGGLYPQPGISSRHHAAEALLEHRGVNKTESHHDGKHSQSAASEVQSDSGSMNNAETTTDLNETNQSQSADDPTRADRQLNESE, from the coding sequence ATGCCAGAGTTGATGTTGCCTTGGCTGGAGCTCTCCATCCTGATTCCATTGATCGGTTCGCTGTTGGTCAGGTTCCCCAGGGACCGCGATTTGGCACGCAAATGGTGCATCGTCATTTGCTCGCTCGCGTTGACTTGCACCGTCGGCGAGTGGATCGATTTTGCTCGAATGGCCACTTTCGAAGCCCACGACCACTGGGACGCGTTGGCGAGTATCTTTCACGCCAACTTGCTGGTGATCGACGAACTTAATGCACCGCTGCTGCCGTTGATCTCGCTGCTGTTCTTGTTGACGGTGATCTCAACGCTGCGAACGAAGCTCAATCGATTCTCGCTCAGTGGGACATTGTTTTATCAAGCGGTGTTGCTCGCCACATTCAGTTGCCGAGCCAGTTGGTTGCTGATCGCGTTGCTGATCATCGGCGCCATCCCGCCGTGGTTTGAGATGAAATACCGCCGTGACGAATCCACACGGGTCTATTCGATCCATATGATCGCATTCGCCATTTGCATGGTATTGGGATACTGGTTGTTGCCCGCGGGCGCGGAGGCTGACCCCGAACAGCCGAGGTCGACCACGCTGATCGCCGGCGCGCTGCTGACGCTGGGTGCGCTGCTGCGTAACGGGATCTTTCCGCTGCATTGTTGGATGACGGATCTCTTTCAGCGAGCGACACTGGGTACCGCATTGCTGCACGTCCTGCCGATGACCGGAGCCTATGCGGTGATGCGACTGGTCTTGCCGATTGCCCCGTCGTGGGCGTTGCAAAGCATTGCCGTGCTGTCGCTGATCACGGCCGTATACGCTGCCGGTCGAGGACTGGTGGAGACCGATGGACGCAAATTCTTTTGCTACCTGCTGCTGAGTAATTCGTCCCTGGTTCTGGTCGGTTTGGAACTGGTCACATCGATCGGATTGACCGGAGCGTTATGTCTATGGCTTTCCGTCGGCCTGTCTTTGGGCGGTTTGGGGCTGACGCTGCGATGTATCGAAGCACGTATCGGTCGCATCAATCTCACGCACTTTCATGGCTTGCACGAACACACGCCCAAACTCGCCGGTTTGTTCTTACTGACCGGTCTCGGTGCAATCGGTTTCCCTGGAACCATCGGGTTCATCGGAACGGAGTTGCTGGTCGAAGGTGCCGTGGGGGTTTACCCGGTGATCGGAATCGCGGTGGTCATTGCAGCTACGATCAACGGGATCGCGATCATGCAAGTTTACTTCCGTGTCTTTGCCGGACGCAGCATCACGACATCGATTCCCTTCACTGCAAAGCCATCCGAACGTTTCGCCGTTGTTGTGCTGGCTCTGTTGATCATCGGCGGCGGACTGTATCCGCAACCTGGCATCAGCTCTCGACATCACGCGGCCGAAGCATTGCTGGAGCACCGAGGTGTCAACAAAACAGAGTCGCATCATGACGGGAAGCATTCGCAGAGTGCAGCAAGCGAAGTTCAATCTGATTCAGGATCCATGAATAACGCCGAGACGACGACGGATCTGAACGAAACGAATCAAAGTCAATCGGCAGACGATCCAACCAGGGCTGATCGTCAGCTCAATGAGTCGGAGTGA